From a region of the Theobroma cacao cultivar B97-61/B2 chromosome 8, Criollo_cocoa_genome_V2, whole genome shotgun sequence genome:
- the LOC18591408 gene encoding uncharacterized protein LOC18591408 yields the protein MGSLMSGWDSPVSDPKSVIRKRNRSLTKEEIDAYWRSKKKTEEEHLKAISSPSDSCSQLEIPFEKYGRQYMRSSSMPLPNTKQSFLDTDTETSLENIIKKNGWWTRSNWAFLNEPPVLERPTNSYTSQYHIANLAASKLNTNAGIST from the exons ATGGGCTCTCTAATGTCAGGATGGGACTCTCCTGTATCAGATCCTAAATCAG taataCGCAAAAGAAATCGATCACTTACCAAGGAAGAGATTGATGCTTACTGGagatcaaagaagaaaacgGAGGAAGAGCATCTTAAGGCTATATCTAGTCCATCGGATAGCTGCAGCCAGCTG GAAATTCCATTTGAGAAGTATGGAAGACAGTATATGAGATCAAGCTCCATGCCTTTGCCCAATACAAAACAGAGTTTCCTGGATACGGACACAGAAACAAGCCTGGAGAATATCATAAAGAAAAACGGCTG GTGGACAAGGAGCAACTGGGCATTCCTGAATGAACCTCCTGTTCTTGAACGCCCTACCAACAGTTACACATCACAGTACCACATTGCCAACCTTGCAGCTTCGAAGCTTAACACAAATGCTGGAATCAGTACTTAA